Proteins from a genomic interval of Triplophysa dalaica isolate WHDGS20190420 chromosome 13, ASM1584641v1, whole genome shotgun sequence:
- the col10a1b gene encoding collagen alpha-1(X) chain yields MDLSVASLLLLVVLAETTPERYYHVKKHTFPTKSQTVASQPGIPGSPGEPGPPGPPGPAGIPGKNGFGQTGPIGPPGQPGPAGYSSPGKPGSPGIPGKQGGLGLPGEKGHQGPPGPQGPRGASGPPGTHGPAGVSTPGKPGPHGLPGGMGPRGEQGLIGQPGIPGVPGQKGETGHGIPGRPGGQGPLGLQGPPGQPGIGKPGPAGFSGEPGKPGMPGRDGIPGPMGMQGQKGYTGAPGVGALGKPGPNGAPGLPGPVGQKGPQGPAGQPGVPGLTGTGKPGIHGLRGDRGEPGIPGPTGQKGESGPKGYTGQPGGTGPKGLPGPQGVIGFPGERGAQGPKGDNGMGGVPGPIGSKGEQGAPGFQGKQGILGAAGPPGQMGFMGPQGPKGEPGLTGAPGIPGRMGSPGDKGHPGLPGPRGENGENGIPGARGPAGQVGPGGPSGVKGHPGLPGPPGPAGFTAKGSSGPQGPHGIPGARGQNGLPGPQGPPGPPGPPGQIMYYHDKSMPIKSHKMAMSVSHEQIKVPMSAFTALLTTAYPNPGTPIIFNQIVYNGENHYNPNTGMFTCQVPGLYYFSFHIHVNGANALVALYKNREPVVFSYDEYNKGFLDQMSGSAILMLHAYDTVYIQVSDDQSNGIYADENVHCSFSGFLIAST; encoded by the exons ATGGACCTCAGTGTAGCAAGCCTTCTTCTACTTGTGGTACTGGCTGAGACCACCCCTGAGAGATACTATCATGTTAAGAAACACACTTTTCCTACAAAATCCCAAA ctgttGCTAGTCAACCTGGTATTCCAGGATCCCCTGGTGAACCTGGTCCGCCTGGTCCCCCTGGCCCAGCAGGAATACCTGGAAAAAATGGTTTTGGACAGACTGGACCTATTGGCCCACCTGGACAACCAGGTCCAGCAGGTTACTCCTCACCAGGAAAACCTGGAAGCCCAGGAATACCAGGAAAACAAGGGGGATTAGGATTGCCAGGTGAGAAGGGACATCAAGGGCCTCCAGGACCACAAGGGCCAAGAGGAGCATCAGGACCACCTGGAACCCATGGGCCTGCTGGCGTATCCACTCCTGGAAAACCTGGACCACATGGTCTTCCTGGTGGAATGGGTCCACGTGGAGAACAAGGCCTAATAGGGCAGCCTGGAATTCCCGGTGTGCCAGGCCAGAAAGGAGAAACCGGCCATGGTATTCCAGGTAGACCTGGTGGCCAAGGTCCATTGGGTCTTCAGGGGCCTCCTGGTCAGCCAGGAATTGGAAAACCTGGACCAGCTGGATTTTCTGGAGAGCCTGGAAAGCCAGGAATGCCAGGAAGGGATGGAATACCAGGACCTATGGGTATGCAGGGCCAAAAGGGTTACACAGGAGCACCTGGTGTAGGAGCACTAGGAAAACCAGGCCCGAATGGTGCTCCAGGTTTGCCTGGGCCAGTGGGGCAAAAGGGTCCTCAGGGGCCAGCAGGACAACCAGGAGTTCCAGGTCTGACTGGTACTGGAAAGCCTGGAATACATGGACTTCGAGGAGACAGAGGAGAACCAGGAATCCCAGGTCCCACAGGCCAAAAAGGAGAGTCAGGCCCTAAAGGTTATACAGGTCAGCCAGGTGGTACTGGGCCAAAAGGTTTACCAGGTCCGCAGGGTGTTATTGGTTTCCCAGGAGAGAGAGGAGCACAGGGACCTAAAGGTGATAATGGAATGGGTGGAGTACCAGGCCCTATAGGATCAAAGGGTGAACAAGGCGCACCAGGTTTCCAAGGAAAGCAAGGTATTCTAGGTGCAGCAGGTCCCCCAGGCCAGATGGGTTTTATGGGACCCCAGGGTCCAAAGGGTGAACCAGGATTGACTGGTGCTCCAGGTATCCCTGGCAGAATGGGATCACCAGGAGATAAAGGACATCCGGGGCTTCCAGGCCCGCGGGGTGAAAATGGCGAAAACGGCATCCCTGGAGCAAGAGGACCAGCAGGCCAAGTGGGACCGGGCGGTCCATCGGGGGTTAAGGGCCATCCAGGACTCCCAGGACCCCCTGGCCCAGCAGGTTTCACAGCGAAGGGAAGTTCTGGACCTCAGGGTCCTCATGGTATACCTGGTGCCAGAGGTCAGAATGGTCTCCCAGGCCCTCAAGGTCCTCCTGGACCACCTGGTCCCCCAGGCCAGATTATGTACTATCATGACAAAAGCATGCCTATCAAGTCTCATAAAATGGCAATGTCTGTTAGTCATGAACAGATTAAGGTGCCCATGTCAGCATTTACAGCACTTCTTACCACTGCATATCCCAATCCTGGAACACCAATCATATTCAACCAAATAGTGTACAATGGAGAGAACCACTATAATCCAAACACCGGCATGTTTACCTGTCAAGTTCCAGGACTGTACTACTTTTCCTTCCATATACATGTCAATGGAGCAAATGCATTAGTAGCACTTTATAAAAATAGAGAACCAGTCGTGTTCTCTTATGACGAGTACAACAAGGGTTTTCTTGATCAGATGTCTGGTAGTGCCATCCTTATGCTACATGCCTATGACACTGTGTACATTCAGGTTTCAGATGATCAGTCAAATGGCATTTATGCTGATGAAAATGTTCACTGCTCTTTTTCTGGTTTCTTGATTGCTTCAACATAA